The genomic DNA AGCGACCACCGGGTCGGCGTCGCCACCACGGGGCCCAGGCGCATCCCCATCCGGTCGAGTGCGGTCAGCGCTCTCGCTCCGGCCACGGCGGGCAGGCTGACCGCACAGGGCGCACGGCCGCCGGTGGCCAGCAGGAGCGGGGCCGCGGGGCGGTTGCCCCACCACCAGCGCACCATGCGTTCGTCGGTGGTGGCCGCCAGGAGACCGGGATCGAAGGGGTGCGCGCCGGGTACGGCGCACTCGGGGTCGGGGCAGGCGCAGCCGCGGCCGCGGTCACCACGCGGGCCGGCCGGCGCCAGACCGGCCCCGGGGAGCACGGGCCACTGCCAGGCGGTGGCGCAGGTCAGCGCCGCGTCGAGCTGAGCGGGGCCCCCCTTGCGCCGGAGCCGGAGCCTGCGTCGCCTTCCGAGGATCTCGCGCATGAGCGCTCGTTCCTTTCCGTTGAACGCCGAGGTCCACATCACACCACGTGCGGGTCACACCACGTGTGCGTCTCTTCGCTGTGCGTACACACTCATCAGTTCTGCGGTACGGGCAAGCCCTCGATACCGAGCGTGAGCCGAGCCGAGCGGAGTGGAGCCGATCTGAGTGGAGCCGGGCAGAGTCGAACTGAGCAGAGTCGAACCGACCCGGCGGAGCCGAACGGACGGCGCCGGATCGGGGGGTCAGCCGGTGGCCGGCCACATCATGGCGAGGGTGGCACACGCCCCGCGCTTGCCGTCCCTGGTGCAAACCCCGCCACTCGGGGGCGGAGGTGTAACCGTCACGGATAAGGACGTCCAGGCCCGCTGCCAGGTTCCGGGGCTGATCACAACTGCCCCTGCTCATCACCGATTAGGTACCCAGCACGCCCGGAATGACGCTCCCTCCGGCACTTCACCCCGAGGGCACCCCCTGTCGAGCACGACCAGTCGACCGCAATTTGCTGCCATAGGGTGCATTTTTTGGCCAAGTTAAGAAGGCCCCGGACACCACGAATCCTCCGGGGGCAATGCTGGACATCAGCTTACTTGTGCGTGTACATGTGGATGCATTGATAGCGGCGCAGAATGACATGGGGGTTTGCGATGCTATTCGACGAATCGCACCGGCCGGAAAGCTGGCTGCCATGAGCTCCCTCCACCCGCCGAAAGTGGCTGGAATCGACCCCACAGTTCCGGTTTCAACGCACACTGCCGCACCTCTGGCAGAAGTACCGGCCGCTCCCGGAGCCTTCATCCAGGACCGGCTGGCGAGCTGGGTCTCGGACCTCACCACGCTCCACGAACTCACCGAGCGCCTGGCCGGAACGAACACGCTCGACGACGCCCTCCACGAGCTGCTGTGCGCCGGAGCCGCTCTGGTCGGCGCCCGCCGCGGACTCCTCGTGCTGGAACCCCCGGACGGCTCCGTACCCTCCACCACCGTCGGCCTCGGACTCGCCCACGCCGAACTCGGGCACATCGAGACCGTGCCGCGCGGCGCCACCTCCTACGGCCGGATCCTCGACGGGCTCCCGGACGCCCAGGGCCCGCTGACCCACCCCGACCTGCTCGGCGACAAGAGCCTCGACCCCCGCCTGCGCGAGGTCGCCGCCCGGCTCGGCTACGCCGCCAGCTACGCACTGCCGCTCGCCACCGAGGCTGCCGGACGCCTCGGCGCGGCCGTCTGGCTGTACGACGAGCCCGCCGAACCCCTGGAGCGCCAGCGCCACCTCGTCGGCCTGTACGCCCGGTACGCCACCGAGCACCTGGCCCGGCTGCTCGAACTGGAACGGGCCAGAGCGGCGGTGGCGACCGTCGCCGAGGAACTGCTGCCCAGCCGGCTGCCCCGGATCCCCGGTGTCCGGCTGGCCGCCCGCCGCCGGACCGCCGTCAGGGGCGGCGGCGACTGGTACGACGCGCTGCCGCTGCCGGACAGCGCTCTCGGCCTCGCCGTCGGGTCGGCCGGTGGATCGGGACCGGGCGCCATGGCCGCCATGGGCCGGCTCCGGGCCAGTCTGCGGGCGTACGCCGTGATGGAGGGCGAGGACCC from Streptomyces sp. NBC_00654 includes the following:
- a CDS encoding PP2C family protein-serine/threonine phosphatase → MLDISLLVRVHVDALIAAQNDMGVCDAIRRIAPAGKLAAMSSLHPPKVAGIDPTVPVSTHTAAPLAEVPAAPGAFIQDRLASWVSDLTTLHELTERLAGTNTLDDALHELLCAGAALVGARRGLLVLEPPDGSVPSTTVGLGLAHAELGHIETVPRGATSYGRILDGLPDAQGPLTHPDLLGDKSLDPRLREVAARLGYAASYALPLATEAAGRLGAAVWLYDEPAEPLERQRHLVGLYARYATEHLARLLELERARAAVATVAEELLPSRLPRIPGVRLAARRRTAVRGGGDWYDALPLPDSALGLAVGSAGGSGPGAMAAMGRLRASLRAYAVMEGEDPVAVLSDLELLLRLTEPARTATALFAYCEPAARRIVLAGAGHAPPLVIGDRRTEFVETTLSAPLGMLACWEAPSVEFTPGPGETVLFYTDGLLRRTGDAMDRAFARLHSAAAGVPMADRDDPGAVADHVLRTMLPDSLDLNDSTEDVVVLAARFD
- a CDS encoding bifunctional DNA primase/polymerase, translating into MREILGRRRRLRLRRKGGPAQLDAALTCATAWQWPVLPGAGLAPAGPRGDRGRGCACPDPECAVPGAHPFDPGLLAATTDERMVRWWWGNRPAAPLLLATGGRAPCAVSLPAVAGARALTALDRMGMRLGPVVATPTRWSLLVAPYTLERLGEMLHAKDWVPSSLRFHGEGGYLVLPPSEAGTGQVRWERPPGPGSAAPWLPDVEAVLDALVEASNSAPDGGSRLAY